Genomic window (Verrucomicrobiia bacterium):
CCGCGCAGATGCGTGATTTTCTCGATCACACTGGCAGCTTGTGGGTCAAAGGCGGACTCGTGGGCAAAGTGAGCAGCGTTTTTGCCAGCACCGGCACCGGCGGCGGCAACGAAAGCACGATCATGAGTTTCGTGAACACGCTGATGCACCACGGCATGATTTACGTCGGCTTGCCTTATTCGTGCCCGGAACTGACCGACATCAGCGAGACGCGCGGCGGTTCACCGTGGGGCGCGGCCACCATCGCGGGTTCGGACGGCTCACGACAACCCAGCGTGAAGGAACTCGCGATGGCGCGTTTCCAAGGGCAGCACGTGGCGGCGATTGCCGCCAAACTCAATCGCTGATCCGAGAGCGCAGACTGTTAACCACCCGTCGCAGTTTAATGCCTGCGGCGGGTGAATTGCGCTATCTGATTCCGTTCGGCTTCGACGGCTACAGCTTCAATCAGATCGCCATAGCCTCGGAGCGTTGAGCAATCGGAACCGGATGGAGCAGCATCAAATCCGCTGACGTTCTCAGTTCGATCCCACCCGCTGAACCGCCTCGCCGTTGTTGGCCGTCATCGCGGTCTCGTAAAACTTCAGCAGTTCGTCCAGTTTCACACGCGTATAAGGTTCATCGCACGCCGGAGTGGTGCGCCCGGCATCGGCAAACCACATTTCCAACGTCTCCGGCGCGAAGATGGCATTGTGCAAATTCGATTCCATGGCGACCGGGCGTTTGATGATTTCCATGAGGCGCGGCGCATCAATCTTCCCGTAATTCTCGCGTAACCGGCGGCTCAGCGTTTCGGCGCGAACTCCCGCCGACATGAACACCGCATCCTCCGGCACTTCGGGCAGCAACGGATGTTGTTGTCCCGGTTGCAACACCTCCATTTTATCCGGCAGACAATGCAGCCCGCGCATCGCGCCGGTTTTATCGCTCACCACGTAATAGTATTCACAAGTGCGCGGCGTGCTTTGGATGATGGCCAGCGCTTCTTCCACCGTCGCCGCCCGCTCCATCACGTCCCGCAGCAAAAAGCTCATCGGCAGACCGTCCCACAACCCTTCGCCGCGTCCGCCCATTTCGCCGATGGCCAGTCCGCGCTCGTTCATGGCGGTAACCGTCCCCAGGAAACCGGCGTAACTCAGGCTCATCCACGCGTGATGATCCTGCGGCTGAAAAACCATGACGGTGGCCGCGTGTTGCAAACCAATGTCTCGCATGTAATCCAGCACCCGCGCGTGCAAGACCTGACCGCCCACGGTCGCCCCGCCCCGCAACGCCACGCCACTGCAATGAAAGCGCTCGGGAAACAGATTGGCGTAACGCATGTCCCGCGGCGGCACCTGCGCCGCCGCCGCGAGCGCGTCCGTCTCGGCAAAAAACCGCGCGGGCAAATAAGGCGTGACCCGCTGCTGAATTCCGCCCAGCACATCGGGAAACCAGTTGCCGGATTGGATGGTGTCCGCCGCGCCCACGCCATAAACCACTCGCTCCACCAACCGCCGCGTCGTCTCCCCCAGCAACGCGCCGTGTGCGGCCCCCATCTGCTCCGGCGTGCCTTTGACCATCAAAATCTTTTTCCCGGACAGTTGCGCGAGTAATCCGTGTCCAGCCGGATCCCGCGCCACCACCGTCAGTTCGCTCGCGGCAGGACTGGCGGATTTGCCCGTCTGATCATTCAGCAGTTCACCGGCGAAATTCAGCACGGCGGAAAACATCCGATACAATTCCGCCTGGGGCACTTCTCGACGCGAATTGCTGAAAGGCGGCTCAAAAAGTTCATCGGTCGCCAGCGTGTTGGTTTGCCAGCCCAAAATGCGGATGTGCCCCCGCAAATCGCCGAAATCGAGATCTGCCCGCGTCGGCGTCAACGCGTCTTTCGCCAGCGTTAATCGCACTGAACCAGCGCTACTATCGCGCGCCGCCACGCGCAGCACCTGTCCATCGGTGGCGGTGGAGTCCACCTCGGCTTGAATCCATTTTTGCGGCAGATCCGGCACCAGGGCCAACGTCGCGCCCAATCCGGCCACCATGCGATAGCTGATCAAATTCTCCGGAGTCAGATGACTCCACGCGGTCTGATTCGTAACTGGCGCCAACGTGCCGGCGAACACCGTTTGCTCCGGCCCCCCGCACAACCACGGGTAACTCCCCTGCCCCGCAATCACTTCGCCCAACATCGGCAACTGACAGCGCAAACTGAACCGACCCGCGTTGCCCACCACCAGCCGCGCGCGGCCCTCGATGGGCTTTCCGTTCGCCCCACCGATTGAAAATTCCGCTTCTAAAAAGTGGCAGCGCCGCGGCGCCGGCTCCACCGTGATCATCGTCATCGCTTGTTGCACCACTCCCACCACTTGCTGCATCGGCGTCAATGGTTGCGCGCTGATTGGTTTTGCGGCCACCACGGCATTGGCGGGTAAATCTTGGGCAAAGAAATCGCCGAGCAACCGCAATGCGCGCGGCAATTCCGCCATGGCCGTGTAATGCCCCAGCCCGTCGAACCAGACCACCCGATCGGCAATCCCCAGCGCGGTGGCCAGCTTCCGCGTGCAATCCGGCGGAATCACTTCGTCCTGTCCGGCGTTGATCATGAGCACGCGCCCCTGCGCCGCGCGTTCCCGCAAAGCGGGCGCGAGCGTCAGCGGATCCAGAGCTTTCAATTGCGCGTCCACCTTCGCCCGATCCGCCGCCGACAAGCGTTGCAGCAACGCATTCAGCGAACGCGTCTCGCGCGCGTGCCCGATGATTGCCGGTAAATCGCCGCCCGCCAAAAGCATCCCGACCCGTTGCAAGCGCGGGTCCATGCCCCCCGCGGTGCCGGCGAGAATGCCGCCGAGGCTGATGCCCGTGACGCCCAAACGCTGCGCGTCCACTTCCGGGCGCGACGCCAATAAATCCGTCACCCGGCGAATATCCGCCAGGGTCTGCTCCAAGCCCGAGAGGAACATGGGCAGATTCTTTTCCAACACGCGCGGCCCTTCACTGCCACCGCGTTCTTTGTAGTACGGCAACGTGAACATCAGCGCCGGAATCCCGCGCTGCACCAGCACTGAACAAACCGCGCTGCTCAAATCCTCGTCGCCATTGAGAATCGGCAGGCAGATGACCGCCGGACGTTTTGCGCCCTCGGACGAAAGTTGATCCGGCAGGAACAACCGCGCCGGCACCGTGTTGTTCTGCGGCAACACCGATTGCACCGGCGAAGGAAACCGCAATTGCAGGATGTGATAACCCGAACCCACCTCGCGCCCCACCACTTCGTAGGTGAACGGCTCGCCGTCAAACGTCTTGGTTACCGTGACGGAATGGGTTGGGTTCGTCTGCGCCGCAATGGGCAGCGTCGAATACCCCATCAACCCACCGACCAACAGCGTCAGCACCGCCAGCCGCCGGAGATTGGAAGGGACGACGAAAACACTCCACCGCGCGAACTTTGAAACTTGAAAACTGTGCATGGGCGCAAATTCTAACCTTCCTGCCCCTGAGCGCAAGCGGGCGAAGCCGTTTTCTTTCGTGTCTGCGGCACGCACAAAACGGAGCAGTGCGCCACAATCACCAGTTACAAACCGTCCGCCCGTATTGCGTAGCGCCGGCCGCGTGGCGGCGACGCCCTCGTCGCCGGGTAACCCCGAACCGAGGGCCTTGCCAGGCAACCGAACGAATTCCAGTCACCGAGCCGGCGATCTAATCCAACACGAAGAAGAGTGAACCGTCGCCGCAACAGGTAAAATTTCGTGAAGATAAATCCATCTTGCAACGGGACGGGAGGGTTGCTGGATTTCCGCCGCTAGGCGGCGCGACCTTGCTGTAAAGCCAAAGAAGAGAATGGCGGGAGCGGCGGGGCTCGAACCCGTAACCTCTGCCGTGACAGGGCAGCGCTCTAACCAGTTGAGCTACGCCCCCGCGTGGGAGAGTGACGTTAGGCAAACCGCATCCAAGGGTCAAGCAGAAGCTGGAAAAATTCGGGCAGCAGACGCCAAGGAGGTGGGGGTGGGGAACCCCGCTGAAGAAACGTACTGCTACCCGAACACTGAATACTTGAAGATGGTCTTTTAAATGTCAATCTTCGCCACGCGCAAAAACCCCGTAGCCCATTGTCGGGTCAATCCTGTCCCCATTCCTCAAATCTTCGCCGTCTCCCGGCCCGAATTACCCAATCATCACGCAGTGCGCGATGCAATATCCAGTAGGTTTGGTAAGCGTGCCCGTTGCCGCCAATTTGCCCGCCCCCCAAGTTATTTTTTCACAAGCTGGAGGTTTGGGTCGCTGGAAGTTTGATGCACGGCTGACGGTGATTGAAAACAAACGGTTCAAGTAAAAGCGCGGCGGTGATTTGGCGGGCAACGTCGGCAAAAGTGTTGCCGTTGAAGAAGAGGAACGGCGCGCTGCGATGGCAGTGCCGCAGAAATTCTATGGTTTCGTCGAGAGAGAGGATTTCGCGCTGTTTTTGTTCCCACTCGCCGCGGCACGTTGCTTGAGTCTCTCGATTAACGCCGTGCTGCGCGCCTCCTCTTGCGCACGCTCCTCGGTTGAGGCCGATGACAAGCTCCCAACTCCGGTTTTTGAGAAAAGCGGCTCGGGCTTGTAACGGTGATTGCTCGCCAGCACCTCCTCGAGGATGTCCTCGTCCGTCAGGTGCTCCAGCAGATCCAATCTCAGTTTCATCGCTCATAAATTAAGCCCGGCTTCCCGGTTTATGCAAGGGCGGTTATCGTCCACGCAAGACTGACGCGCAATCCTCTCATTAGCACCAGGCTTTAGTCCGGTGAGGCTGGCGCGACGGCGGGAAAACGGTTTCAACCGTTTTGCTCTCCCGGACGAAAAGTCGCTAAAGCGGCTCAATCCCTTGCGGCTTCGTCCCGCGCTAATGAAACCGGAAATCCGCCAAACCTATTCCAACCCGCTCGCCTTCCGGGCGCGATGGAGCACTTCGGTCGCCTTGGCACGCGCTTTGGCTGCGCCGTCCGCCAAAACCTGATTCACGTAATCCAAATTCGCGACCAATTCCGCGCGCCTGGCCCGCGCCGTCGCGAAGTGTTCCCAATAAACCTCGAACAGCTTCTTCTTCAGATCACCGTAGCCCAGGCCGCCGGCGCGCAATTTCTCCTCCCACTCCTTGCCGATATCCGCATCAATTACCTTGAGCAATTGGATCGCAAGATTTTGTTCCGCGTCCGGCTTCGGTTCGGCGGGCGCGCGACTATCCATCTTGAGCGACATGACTTTTTTGCGGAGCGCTTTTTCGTCGCCGAAAATCTCGATGGTGTTGTTGTAACTCTTGGACATTTTTTCGCCATCCACACCCGGCACTTTGGCGGTGTCCGCCTTGATGCGCGACTCGGGAATCACGAACGTTTCGCCGTAGGCTTCGTTAAACTTGATGGCGATGTCGCGCGTCATCTCGACGTGCTGCTTCTGGTCCTGACCGACAGGCACGAGGTTCGAGTCATAAATCAAAATATCCGCCGCCATCAGCACCGGATACGCGAACAAACCATGATTGATGGGAATGCCCTTCGCGGACTTGTCCTTGAAGGAATGGGCGCGTTCCAACAAACCCATCGGCGTGAGCGTGGAAAGAATCCACGCCAGTTCGCACACTTCGGGCACGTCGGATTGTCTGAAGAAGACGGTCCGTTGCGGGTCGAGTCCGCAGGCGAGAAAATCCAGAGCGACATCCAGCGTGTTCTTACGCCGCTCAGCGGCGTCGAACAACGAGGTCATCGAATGGTAATTGGCGATGAAATAAAAAGCTTCCCCCTGCTCTTGCAGCGCGATGGCGGGGCGCATCATTCCAAAGTAATTGCCGAGGTGCAACGTGCCCGACGGCTGAATGCCTGACAAAATTCGCATGGATTCAAATTAAGCGGAAACGCGCGGATTCAGAAAGAAAAGAATCACGTCCCACGAACCCCGAATCGGCGCGCCGAGAATCCTCGCTTGCAAATTGGCGCGGCTGCGCTTTACTCGTGGCCATTCGCTCCATGAAAAAGCGCGCTTATTGTCTAACCGGACTCCTCACCATCGCTTTCCTCAATTTCGCGTTCGCGGCCGAATTCAAGTTCGCCACGCAGACGCTGACCGTACCAGACGGGTTCGAGGTGGAGGTGGTTGCGGGAACGGATTTGGCGCCGCGTCCGGTGTCCGGTTCGTTCGACGAACTGGGCCGCCTTTACGTCACTGATTCCTCGGGATCAAATCTCACTCCTGCCCAACAAACCAACGACCCGACGCATCGCATCGTACGTTTGGAAGACACGGATGGCGACGGCAAATTCGATCAATCCGTCGTTTATGCGGAAAAGGTCATGTTCCCTGAAGGCTGCCTTTATTACGACGGCTCGGTTTATGTATCCGCGCCGCCATACCTGTGGAAATTCACCGATACGGACGGGGATGGCGTCGCGGACCGGCGCGAGATCTGGCACGATGGCCAGACGCTCACCGGTTGCGCCAACGATCTGCACGGACCGTTTCTGGGGCCGGATGGCTGGCTGTACTGGTGCAAAGGCGCGTTCGCCGAACAAACCTACGAGATCAACGGCCAACCGTGGACCAGTCGCGCGCCGCACCTCTTCCGCGCGCGAGCGGATCACGGTAGGTTTGAGCCAGTGATCACTGCGGGCAACGATAATCCGGTGTGGCTGGCCTGGACGCCCAGCGGCGAGCGGATTTTATGCGGCACTTTTTTTGCCCCGAACGAACCGGGCCATCGCGACGGAATGATCCACGCCGTTTACGGCGGGGTCTGGGGCAAATTACACGACGTGTTGGATGGCCACCCGCGCACCGGCGAATTGATGCCGATACTCACGCACATGGGCCCAGCCGCCCCCTGCTCGGTCGTCGTTTACAAGTCCACCCACCTCGGCGCCGAATATCGGGGCAACGTGTTTTGCTGTCAGTTCAACCTGCACAAAGTCTCGCGGCACGTGCTCGTTCCTGACGGAGCGACCTTCAAAACGGTGGACAGCGATTTTCTCGTTTCAGACAATCCGGATTTTCATCCGACCGATGTCATCGAAGACGCCGACGGCAGCCTGCTCGTGTTCGACACGGGCGCTTGGTACAAACTTTGTTGTCCCACGTCGCAACTGGCCAAGCCGGATGTGTTGGGAACGATTTATCGCATCCGACGCAAAGGCGTGCCTCGGCCTGCGGACCCGCGCGGCGTGAAGCTGGTTTGGAACGGCGCAACCGCGTCGGAACTGATCCGGCGTCTGACTTCCGACCAGCCCGCTGTGGTGGAGCGTGCCACGCAAACGCTGGCCCAACGGGGCGCGGAATCGGTGGATGCCCTGCAAAGCGTTTTGCACCAAACCACGGACGCGACGTTGGCGCGTAACATCATCTGGACGTTGACGCGGATTGAAGCGCCCGCCGCCCGCCACGCCATCAACACCGCGTTCCTCGAAAGCCAAACGTCTCCCGGATTGTCATCCGATGAACTGCTCAAAGTGATGCTCGACTCCATCGGCGTCTGGCGCGAGGCGACGGCGATCCCAACGACGCCCGCCGGGAACGCCGCTTGGGAGCACGTCTTGACCAGTCGCAATCCGGTGCTTCAGCGACAAGCCGCAGAGACGCTGGGGCGACTCGGAAATCCGGCGTTTGCCGTTCCGCGTTTGTTGAAAATGGCTTCCAGTCTTCAGTCCGATCGGTTTCTCGAACACTCCATCATTTACGCGCTGATTGAGTTGAACGCGCCCGCGCTCACCCGCGCCGGTTTGAAAGCGGCCCATCAACAACGCATCGCGCTGATGGCGCTGGATCAAATGCCCGCCGGCGACTTGCAACCAGCCGACGTGTTGCCGTTCCTCAGCCGCACTGAAGCGGAGTTGCGCCAAACGGCGGCGTGGGTGGCCGGGCATCATCCCGATTGGGGCAACGCCCTCGCCGACTTTTTCCGCGAACGCATTGCCGCCGGCGGTCTGACTGAAAACGAGCGGGCGGAGTTGGAAAAGCAACTGACGCAATTCATCGGCAGCGAAGCGGTGCAGGCGGTCTTGGCTCGGTCGTGGCCAACGCAAAGCGCGAACCCGGCCACCGCCGCCATGCTGTTGCGGTTGATGGCGCAACCCGGATTGAAAGAACCGCCCGTTGGCTGGGCCGATGCGGTGCGCGCGGCTCTCGTTCAACCCCATGCCACGTTGACTCATACGGCGATTGCCGCCGCCAACGCCTTGGGGCGCGCGAAAAACAACGCGCCGACCTTTACCAGGGAACTGATGCAAATCGCGCAGGACGCGACGCGCCCGGCGGATGAGCGTTTGGATGCCCTCGCCGCCTTGCCGCAAGGTCTCGCCGCGGTGGATTCCGATTTGTTTCCGTTCCTGATCGCCAACCTCGCCCCCAACCAGCCGGTCACCGTTCGTTCTGCCGCCACCGGCGTGTTGCTCGCCGCCCGGCTGAATCCCGCGCAACGGCAAATGCTCGCCGACACGCTGAAAACTTCCGGGCCGATGGAAGTGGCGCGGCTGCTTCCGCTTTTTGCGCAGCAGCCCGAGGCGACGATTGGTTTGCGCTTGATGGCGGCGCTCAAGGAATCGCCCGGACTCACAGGCGTGCAACCGGAGGTTCTGAAAACGGTGGCGGCGAAATACCCGGCTTCCGTGCAACAACAAGCCGACGCATTGTTGACCCTCTTGGATGCGGATGCGGAACAGCAGAAAAACCATTTGGAATCCTTGCTGACTTCCCTGCCGGAAGGCGACGTGCGACGCGGTCAGCTCGTGTTCAACAATCCCAAAGTTGCCTGCGTGACCTGTCATCGCATGGGCTATCTCGGCGGCAGCGTCGGTCCGGATTTAACGGCCATTGGCCCGACCCGCACCAAACGCGATTTGCTTGAGGCGATCATCTATCCCAGCGCCAGTTTCGTGCGCAGCTACGAACCGTTGATCGTTACGACCAAGACCGACGACCTGTTCAGTGGCGTCTTGCGCAAGGACGCCGCGGACGAAGTGATTCTGGCGACGGGTGCAACCACGGAAGCGCGGATCCCCCGCGCCGATATTGAAGAAATGCGACCGGGTCGCGTGAGTGTGATGCCTTCCGGGTTGGAACAACAGTTATCCGAACAGGAACTGGCGGATCTCATTGCGTTCCTGAAAAACGCCAAGTCCGGTCCGAACTAGGCGTTTTAAGCATTCCTATAGCCGACAATGTGAGGGCGGATGCCCGACTTCAAGCCAAGCACCGGTGTCAAATTGACGACGACCATTGGTTCGGGACGAGCACCCGTCGCGGTAGCGTCTTGGACTGCGGCAGCCCTCTGCCGCTTTTGAATTGCAGGCACGCGGCGGAAGAGCGGCAGCGGACTGCCGCAGTCCAAAACCTCGCGGATAGAGCCAATACTCATCCATTTGCACCCAGCCTGCATTGAGGCGCGCCCGCTCTGCTTCGACGGCTACAACTTTAATTAAACCAGTATAGCCGGCAAACGGCGCGATCCGAGTCAATTCCCGCTCAAGCGCACCAGCACCCGCAGCCGTTTGGTGGTGTAATTCTGCGCGTTGCGGGCAAACGTCCAATCAGGATTTCCACTGCCTTGATTGCCGATGCCGATATCGGCGGCTTCACCAGCGTTCCAGTTGTTGACCGCGAAGAGCGTCTGGCGCTTGTCGTGATTGTGAATCTGCATGCTGCCGTAACCATCAGGTTCTCCTGCCGGATCATCACCGAAGTCGTACGTCTGCGAGGACGCGCCCGGCACACTGGCTGAATTGTTCTGACCGTAGTTGCTCGACCAGAACTCGAGGTTGCCACCCGTGAGACCAACGCCCGTGGCGACGCGTTTAACGTCGGAAACCACGTTCATATCCTCGACGTTCTGTTGAAACCGCGCGCCGCTGGATGTGGTCGGCACGCCAATCTTTTTCAAGTCGCTCGTGAAGGCTTTCACGGAAACATAAACGTATTGGGACGGACCGTTTTTGGGTTCGAGTTCCAGGAAATAGGCGATGCGATCGAACGGTTTCTTGATCGAATCGCTCCGATCCACGGTGTAGTTGATCTGGCGACCGAGCTTGTTGAGATCGAGATCATACACGAGCTGGTACTCCTTGGCTTCGGGAACATACATTTCCAGCGCGTCGCGATCCGGCACGTTACCCGCGCGAAACGCGCTCGCCGGCAGGCCCGCGCCGTTCATCAAATTGGGTTCGGCCAACATACTCCAGGCAAAACGCATGGCCACCGGATGCGGCGCCGTCGCCGCGCTCAATACCACCGCATCGCCCTCGAGCTTGGCCTCCGCCTTGACGAAGCCGCCTTGGTCAGCGTCAATCACTTCAAACCACGTCAGCGGCTGGCCGTCGCGACTGGTCAATCCGGCGGCATGATCAAACGTCACCCGCAACCGATTTCCCTCCAGTTTGAGCGCCCGAAAGACCGGTCCGGAGTATTCGAGGTTTGATTGACCGTAGGTTCTGGCCAGCGCGATCCGGGCGAGCCGATCGCCGACGGTCGTTTTATCCGTGGGATGAATGTCGTGCAAATTGCCGATGTCGTTGATGACCGCCATGCCGGTGTTCGGTTCGGAAACCGAAGCGCTTTGCGCCTCCCACAATTCCGCTTCCACCTCGGGCCGCCCGCCGTAATTGAACGGGGCGATTTGCACGAAGTTGAACGGAAACTCGCCCCCGCCCCAAATCTGCCGCCACCCGCGGATCAACGCGCGCATCCGGTCGGCGTATTTCATACCCTCACTCAGATTGCTCTCGCCCTGATACCAGATCGCTCCCGCGATGGTGAACGGGCAGATCGGAGCAATCATTCCATTGAACAACGCGGTCGCCTGTTGCACATCATGCGGCGGCAACAAGTCCGGCGGAAATGTGGGCATGGTCGGACCGATGCCGCGTTGTGCCAACGCGCCACGCGCATCCGTCACCCAGCGCTCGGTGGTTTGCAAAAAGTCTTTCAATTGACGTTCGTGTTCAACGCTGGTCGGATCAGCCAGCAACACTTTGCCGTAGTCCTCGCGTAACGCGGGCACGGCGGCGAAACCTTCCGGCGGCGTCCACGATTCAATGCGCGTACCGCCCCAGGTTGAATCAATCAATCCAATCGGCACCTGCAGTTCCTCCTGCAGTTTGCGCCCGAAATAAAATGCGGCCGCGGAAAAACCGCCCCAGCCGCCTTCCTTGATCGTCTCCGGCGTGCAAACCTTCCAGGCCGCGTCAATGTTGGTTTGCGGCAGCGGCGTCCAGCGATTCGGCACCATCAGCAAGCGCAATCGCGGCAGGTTCGCCGCCGCGATGGCGGCGTCCGCGCCCTCGCACATGGCGATGCCCATTTCCATGTTGGATTGCCCCGAGCAAAGCCAGACTTCCCCCACCAACACGTCATCAAATTCAATCTGGTCGCTCCCCTGCACCACCAGTTTGAACGGACCGCCCGCCGACCTCGCGGGCAGCGCCACCTTCCATTCGCCCTGCGCGTTGGCCGTTGCTTTCACCACCTGCCCGTCGAGTTGGACGGAGATGGATTCGCCGGGAGCGGCCCAGCCCCAAACATTGATCGGCTGGCCCCGCTGCAACACCATGTGGTCACTGAAAACATTCG
Coding sequences:
- the wrbA gene encoding NAD(P)H:quinone oxidoreductase; amino-acid sequence: MTKLLVLYYSTYGHIETMANAIAEGARGVAGVEVTLKRVPETIPVERAKAIGVKLDQAAPIADPKELGDYDAIIFGTPTRFGNMAAQMRDFLDHTGSLWVKGGLVGKVSSVFASTGTGGGNESTIMSFVNTLMHHGMIYVGLPYSCPELTDISETRGGSPWGAATIAGSDGSRQPSVKELAMARFQGQHVAAIAAKLNR
- a CDS encoding c-type cytochrome, which produces MKKRAYCLTGLLTIAFLNFAFAAEFKFATQTLTVPDGFEVEVVAGTDLAPRPVSGSFDELGRLYVTDSSGSNLTPAQQTNDPTHRIVRLEDTDGDGKFDQSVVYAEKVMFPEGCLYYDGSVYVSAPPYLWKFTDTDGDGVADRREIWHDGQTLTGCANDLHGPFLGPDGWLYWCKGAFAEQTYEINGQPWTSRAPHLFRARADHGRFEPVITAGNDNPVWLAWTPSGERILCGTFFAPNEPGHRDGMIHAVYGGVWGKLHDVLDGHPRTGELMPILTHMGPAAPCSVVVYKSTHLGAEYRGNVFCCQFNLHKVSRHVLVPDGATFKTVDSDFLVSDNPDFHPTDVIEDADGSLLVFDTGAWYKLCCPTSQLAKPDVLGTIYRIRRKGVPRPADPRGVKLVWNGATASELIRRLTSDQPAVVERATQTLAQRGAESVDALQSVLHQTTDATLARNIIWTLTRIEAPAARHAINTAFLESQTSPGLSSDELLKVMLDSIGVWREATAIPTTPAGNAAWEHVLTSRNPVLQRQAAETLGRLGNPAFAVPRLLKMASSLQSDRFLEHSIIYALIELNAPALTRAGLKAAHQQRIALMALDQMPAGDLQPADVLPFLSRTEAELRQTAAWVAGHHPDWGNALADFFRERIAAGGLTENERAELEKQLTQFIGSEAVQAVLARSWPTQSANPATAAMLLRLMAQPGLKEPPVGWADAVRAALVQPHATLTHTAIAAANALGRAKNNAPTFTRELMQIAQDATRPADERLDALAALPQGLAAVDSDLFPFLIANLAPNQPVTVRSAATGVLLAARLNPAQRQMLADTLKTSGPMEVARLLPLFAQQPEATIGLRLMAALKESPGLTGVQPEVLKTVAAKYPASVQQQADALLTLLDADAEQQKNHLESLLTSLPEGDVRRGQLVFNNPKVACVTCHRMGYLGGSVGPDLTAIGPTRTKRDLLEAIIYPSASFVRSYEPLIVTTKTDDLFSGVLRKDAADEVILATGATTEARIPRADIEEMRPGRVSVMPSGLEQQLSEQELADLIAFLKNAKSGPN
- the trpS gene encoding tryptophan--tRNA ligase; this translates as MRILSGIQPSGTLHLGNYFGMMRPAIALQEQGEAFYFIANYHSMTSLFDAAERRKNTLDVALDFLACGLDPQRTVFFRQSDVPEVCELAWILSTLTPMGLLERAHSFKDKSAKGIPINHGLFAYPVLMAADILIYDSNLVPVGQDQKQHVEMTRDIAIKFNEAYGETFVIPESRIKADTAKVPGVDGEKMSKSYNNTIEIFGDEKALRKKVMSLKMDSRAPAEPKPDAEQNLAIQLLKVIDADIGKEWEEKLRAGGLGYGDLKKKLFEVYWEHFATARARRAELVANLDYVNQVLADGAAKARAKATEVLHRARKASGLE
- a CDS encoding sialate O-acetylesterase produces the protein MKRHSKFSFWRRRFSWLGLLVGLSFSASAAVRLPNVFSDHMVLQRGQPINVWGWAAPGESISVQLDGQVVKATANAQGEWKVALPARSAGGPFKLVVQGSDQIEFDDVLVGEVWLCSGQSNMEMGIAMCEGADAAIAAANLPRLRLLMVPNRWTPLPQTNIDAAWKVCTPETIKEGGWGGFSAAAFYFGRKLQEELQVPIGLIDSTWGGTRIESWTPPEGFAAVPALREDYGKVLLADPTSVEHERQLKDFLQTTERWVTDARGALAQRGIGPTMPTFPPDLLPPHDVQQATALFNGMIAPICPFTIAGAIWYQGESNLSEGMKYADRMRALIRGWRQIWGGGEFPFNFVQIAPFNYGGRPEVEAELWEAQSASVSEPNTGMAVINDIGNLHDIHPTDKTTVGDRLARIALARTYGQSNLEYSGPVFRALKLEGNRLRVTFDHAAGLTSRDGQPLTWFEVIDADQGGFVKAEAKLEGDAVVLSAATAPHPVAMRFAWSMLAEPNLMNGAGLPASAFRAGNVPDRDALEMYVPEAKEYQLVYDLDLNKLGRQINYTVDRSDSIKKPFDRIAYFLELEPKNGPSQYVYVSVKAFTSDLKKIGVPTTSSGARFQQNVEDMNVVSDVKRVATGVGLTGGNLEFWSSNYGQNNSASVPGASSQTYDFGDDPAGEPDGYGSMQIHNHDKRQTLFAVNNWNAGEAADIGIGNQGSGNPDWTFARNAQNYTTKRLRVLVRLSGN
- a CDS encoding C45 family autoproteolytic acyltransferase/hydrolase, with translation MHSFQVSKFARWSVFVVPSNLRRLAVLTLLVGGLMGYSTLPIAAQTNPTHSVTVTKTFDGEPFTYEVVGREVGSGYHILQLRFPSPVQSVLPQNNTVPARLFLPDQLSSEGAKRPAVICLPILNGDEDLSSAVCSVLVQRGIPALMFTLPYYKERGGSEGPRVLEKNLPMFLSGLEQTLADIRRVTDLLASRPEVDAQRLGVTGISLGGILAGTAGGMDPRLQRVGMLLAGGDLPAIIGHARETRSLNALLQRLSAADRAKVDAQLKALDPLTLAPALRERAAQGRVLMINAGQDEVIPPDCTRKLATALGIADRVVWFDGLGHYTAMAELPRALRLLGDFFAQDLPANAVVAAKPISAQPLTPMQQVVGVVQQAMTMITVEPAPRRCHFLEAEFSIGGANGKPIEGRARLVVGNAGRFSLRCQLPMLGEVIAGQGSYPWLCGGPEQTVFAGTLAPVTNQTAWSHLTPENLISYRMVAGLGATLALVPDLPQKWIQAEVDSTATDGQVLRVAARDSSAGSVRLTLAKDALTPTRADLDFGDLRGHIRILGWQTNTLATDELFEPPFSNSRREVPQAELYRMFSAVLNFAGELLNDQTGKSASPAASELTVVARDPAGHGLLAQLSGKKILMVKGTPEQMGAAHGALLGETTRRLVERVVYGVGAADTIQSGNWFPDVLGGIQQRVTPYLPARFFAETDALAAAAQVPPRDMRYANLFPERFHCSGVALRGGATVGGQVLHARVLDYMRDIGLQHAATVMVFQPQDHHAWMSLSYAGFLGTVTAMNERGLAIGEMGGRGEGLWDGLPMSFLLRDVMERAATVEEALAIIQSTPRTCEYYYVVSDKTGAMRGLHCLPDKMEVLQPGQQHPLLPEVPEDAVFMSAGVRAETLSRRLRENYGKIDAPRLMEIIKRPVAMESNLHNAIFAPETLEMWFADAGRTTPACDEPYTRVKLDELLKFYETAMTANNGEAVQRVGSN